In the genome of Actinomadura graeca, one region contains:
- a CDS encoding alpha/beta hydrolase codes for MYDGFEEFDVATAETTVHGVRGGSGPPVLLLHGIPETHLMWHKVAPLLAGDLTVVATDLRGFGGSGVPPSAPDHAPYSMRRIARDQVEAMRALGHDRFAVVGHDRGARCAYRMALDHPSAVTRMAVLDVVPTGDAWDRAGKEFALGFWVWSFLAAPEPVPERLIAREPELIVDHMLDSWSDVPDAFPAPVRAAYTETFRDPARVHAVCEEYRAAATLDHEHDEADRGRRRVECPALALWSRTGAVAAWYDPLEIWRAWCDDVRGASIQAGHFFPEEAPGETARHLLGFLT; via the coding sequence GTGTACGACGGATTCGAGGAGTTCGACGTCGCGACGGCGGAGACGACCGTCCACGGCGTCCGCGGCGGGTCGGGGCCGCCGGTCCTGCTGCTGCACGGCATCCCCGAGACGCACCTGATGTGGCACAAGGTGGCGCCCCTGCTGGCCGGGGATCTGACGGTCGTCGCCACCGACCTGCGCGGGTTCGGCGGCAGCGGCGTCCCGCCGAGCGCCCCCGACCACGCCCCCTACTCCATGCGCCGGATCGCGCGCGACCAGGTCGAGGCCATGCGGGCGCTGGGCCACGACCGGTTCGCCGTCGTCGGGCACGACCGGGGGGCGCGCTGCGCCTACCGGATGGCGTTGGACCACCCGTCGGCCGTGACGCGGATGGCGGTGCTCGACGTCGTCCCGACCGGGGACGCCTGGGACCGCGCCGGCAAGGAGTTCGCCCTCGGGTTCTGGGTCTGGTCCTTCCTCGCCGCGCCCGAGCCCGTCCCCGAACGGCTGATCGCGCGCGAGCCGGAGCTGATCGTGGACCACATGCTGGACTCCTGGTCGGACGTCCCGGACGCCTTCCCCGCACCGGTCCGCGCCGCGTACACCGAGACGTTCCGCGACCCGGCCCGTGTCCACGCCGTCTGCGAGGAGTACCGCGCCGCCGCGACCCTCGACCACGAGCACGACGAGGCCGACCGCGGGAGGCGGCGCGTGGAGTGCCCGGCGCTCGCCCTGTGGAGCCGGACGGGCGCCGTCGCCGCCTGGTACGACCCCCTGGAGATCTGGCGGGCCTGGTGCGACGACGTCCGCGGCGCCTCGATCCAGGCGGGGCACTTCTTCCCCGAGGAGGCGCCCGGCGAGACCGCGCGCCACCTGCTCGGCTTCCTCACCTGA
- a CDS encoding SAM-dependent methyltransferase: MPDDARSQLDTSVPHSARIWDYWLGGKENFPVDREAGDAVLRILPGIVTSARNDRAFLGRAVRFLAREGIDQYLDLGTGLPTVDNTHEVAQRATPGSRIVYVDNDPLVLLHARALLQSSPEGSCDYIQADIRDTGTVLAEAARTLDFDRPVGLMLLGVLNHVLDDVEARQVVEGVLSALAPGSFLVISHTCDATTENLDGEAMRRAVREVMERGGTPICARSPERIEALFAGTRLLDPGVVSCSLWRPEPSPWPQEEVPHYCGVAAVP, translated from the coding sequence ATGCCCGACGACGCCCGGTCGCAGCTCGACACGAGCGTGCCGCATTCGGCCCGTATCTGGGATTACTGGCTGGGAGGCAAGGAGAACTTCCCGGTCGACCGGGAGGCCGGCGACGCCGTCCTGCGGATCCTCCCGGGGATCGTCACGTCCGCCAGGAACGACCGCGCGTTCCTGGGACGCGCGGTGCGGTTCCTGGCCCGCGAGGGCATCGACCAGTACCTCGACCTCGGGACCGGGCTTCCCACCGTGGACAACACCCACGAGGTCGCCCAGCGCGCGACGCCCGGCTCGCGGATCGTCTACGTGGACAACGACCCGCTGGTGCTCCTGCACGCGCGGGCGCTGCTCCAGAGCAGCCCCGAGGGCTCGTGCGACTACATCCAGGCCGACATCCGCGACACCGGGACCGTCCTGGCGGAGGCCGCCCGGACCCTGGACTTCGACCGCCCGGTCGGGCTGATGCTGCTGGGCGTGCTGAACCACGTCCTGGACGACGTCGAGGCGCGCCAGGTCGTCGAGGGGGTCCTGAGCGCGCTGGCCCCGGGCAGCTTCCTGGTCATCTCCCACACCTGCGACGCCACCACCGAGAACCTGGACGGCGAGGCGATGCGCCGGGCCGTCCGGGAGGTGATGGAACGCGGCGGCACGCCCATCTGCGCCCGCTCCCCCGAGCGGATCGAGGCCCTCTTCGCCGGGACGCGGCTGCTGGACCCCGGCGTGGTCTCCTGCTCCCTGTGGCGTCCCGAGCCCTCACCCTGGCCGCAGGAGGAGGTCCCCCACTACTGCGGGGTCGCCGCCGTCCCGTAG
- a CDS encoding serine/threonine protein kinase, protein MPKWRALQPNDWETVGPYRLEGRLGAGGQGTVYVGSAAPGPRVAIKLLHPHLVVDERARARFLSEVDIAKRVAPFCTAQVLDSGIENEQPYIVSEFVDGPSLQVSVQGGGARGGAALERLALNTATALAAIHQAGVVHRDFKPGNVLLGPDGPVVIDFGLARALDATLSIITSQAVGSPGYMAPEQIAGDQVGPAADLFAWGATMVFAATGKRAFYGESIPAVMQSILHEEPNLDALDGRLGGIVRGCLAKDPALRPTAAEVGERLRALTGPAWQVGTPRATAHESAEHPTGPGGPEQQPTEHGGPGQPTEHGGPEGPAKADHGRRRAVLAVRAAGAALALATLLGAGYAVLVADRGGDSSASTDFWGPSPRGPASPGRSATARAGPPARSPAAPSAGAGKRDTGKRESPRPAVSRTPTPQASNGEPRSSAPKVLGRVSSDDVHRYCLAQGYSESGGSEGNFWCYKPGGMHVNLANVCRWAYPGHRNVSAVGTTCKTS, encoded by the coding sequence GTGCCCAAGTGGAGGGCCCTGCAACCCAATGACTGGGAGACGGTGGGCCCGTACCGTCTCGAAGGCCGTCTCGGCGCGGGCGGTCAGGGAACGGTCTACGTCGGCAGCGCCGCGCCGGGGCCGCGGGTGGCGATCAAGTTACTGCACCCCCACCTCGTCGTGGACGAGCGGGCCCGCGCCCGTTTCCTCAGCGAGGTCGACATCGCCAAGAGGGTCGCTCCCTTCTGCACGGCGCAGGTGCTCGACAGCGGCATCGAGAACGAGCAGCCCTACATCGTCAGCGAGTTCGTGGACGGGCCGTCGCTCCAGGTGTCGGTCCAGGGCGGCGGGGCGCGCGGCGGCGCGGCGCTGGAGCGGCTGGCGCTCAACACCGCCACGGCGCTCGCCGCGATCCACCAGGCGGGCGTCGTCCACCGGGACTTCAAGCCGGGCAACGTCCTGCTCGGCCCGGACGGCCCGGTGGTGATCGACTTCGGGCTCGCGCGGGCGCTGGACGCCACCCTGTCGATCATCACGAGCCAGGCCGTCGGCAGCCCCGGCTACATGGCGCCCGAGCAGATCGCGGGCGACCAGGTCGGCCCGGCGGCCGACCTGTTCGCCTGGGGCGCGACGATGGTCTTCGCCGCCACCGGGAAGCGGGCGTTCTACGGCGAGTCGATCCCCGCGGTCATGCAGTCGATCCTGCACGAGGAGCCGAACCTGGACGCCCTGGACGGCCGTCTCGGCGGCATCGTCCGCGGCTGCCTGGCCAAGGACCCGGCGCTGCGCCCGACCGCCGCCGAGGTCGGGGAGCGACTGCGGGCGCTGACGGGCCCGGCGTGGCAGGTCGGGACGCCGCGGGCGACCGCACACGAGAGCGCGGAACACCCGACGGGGCCCGGCGGCCCAGAACAGCAGCCGACGGAACACGGCGGGCCGGGGCAGCCGACGGAACACGGCGGGCCAGAGGGCCCGGCGAAGGCCGACCACGGGCGCCGCCGTGCCGTGCTCGCCGTCCGCGCCGCGGGCGCCGCCCTCGCCCTGGCCACGCTCCTGGGTGCCGGGTACGCCGTCCTCGTCGCCGACCGGGGCGGGGACTCCTCCGCCTCGACCGACTTCTGGGGCCCGTCGCCCCGCGGCCCGGCCTCGCCGGGCCGGTCCGCGACCGCGAGGGCCGGTCCGCCCGCCAGGTCCCCGGCGGCGCCGTCGGCCGGCGCGGGCAAGCGGGACACGGGGAAGCGGGAGTCCCCGCGGCCGGCCGTGTCCCGGACGCCGACGCCCCAGGCGAGCAACGGGGAGCCGCGCTCCTCGGCCCCGAAGGTGCTCGGACGGGTGTCCTCCGACGACGTGCACCGCTACTGCCTCGCCCAGGGGTACTCCGAAAGCGGTGGCAGCGAGGGCAACTTCTGGTGCTACAAACCCGGCGGAATGCACGTGAACCTGGCGAACGTCTGCCGGTGGGCCTATCCGGGCCACCGCAACGTCAGTGCCGTCGGGACGACGTGCAAGACGTCCTGA